The Candidatus Krumholzibacteriota bacterium DNA segment GAATATCCCCGTGGTCTCTGCGGCGATGGATACCGTGACTGAATCAGCTCTCGCCATAGCGCTCGCGAGGGAGGGAGGGATAGGTATCATCCATAAAAATTTCCCAATAGAGATGCAGGCGGAGCATGTAGAACGGGTAAAGAGAAGCGAAAGCGGGATGATCACCGATCCAGTGACGATATCGCCGGAACATCTTGTCAGTGAGGCGATAGAACTGATGGATAAATATAAAATATCGGGGTTGCCTGTCGTCAACAGCAGGAATGTCCTCGTTGGTATCCTGACAAACAGGGATCTGAGGTTCATAGGCCGTCAGGATGTCGAGATAAGCAAGGTCATGACGAAGAAACTGATAACCGCCTCGGAAGGGATCACGATGGACGAGGCGATGAAGATCCTCCACGAAAACAGGATCGAAAAGCTTCCCGTCGTTGACAGGAAGAATTGTCTTAAGGGGCTGATCACGGTCAAGGATATGCAGAAAAAGATCGATTATCCGAATGCCTGCAAGGACCGTGAGGGAAGACTGAGAGTCGGAGCCGCTGTAGGAACGGGCGCCGATACGATGTCCAGGGTCAAGGCTCTTGTTGACGTATGCGTGGACGTCATCGTAGTCGATACGGCACACGGTCATTCCAAGACTGTCCTTGATACGGTATCGAAGATTAGGAAAAAATTCAAATCGATCCAGCTTGTCGCCGGAAATATCGCGACGGCCGCAGCCGCGAGGGACCTTGTCAGACTTGGCGTCGACGCGATAAAAGTCGGAATCGGCCCCGGGGCGATATGTACTACAAGGGTAGTAGCGGGTATTGGAGTCCCGCAGATCACCGCGATAATGGATTGTGCCGCCGTGGCGAAGAGCGCCGGTATACCCCTGATCGCTGATGGAGGAATAAAATATTCCGGTGATATAACGAAAGCTCTGGCAGCGGGAGCCGACAGCGTAATGATAGGCAGCATGTTTGCCGGGACTGAAGAATCGCCTGGAGAGATCATATATCACCAGGGTAAAAGCTTCAAAGTATATCGGGGGATGGGATCGATCGGAGCGATGAAAAAGGGAAGCAGCGACAGATATTTTCAGGAGAATGTGGCAGAGGAAAACAAGTTTGTGGCGGAAGGGATAGAGGGCCGGGTCTCTTACAAAGGCAACCTGGCAAGTAACGTATTTCAGCTGATGGGAGGTCTTAGGGCTGGGATGGGGTACTGCGGCGTGGCGAAGATCGCCGAATTGAAGGATAAAGGACGTTTTGTGAGGATAACGCAGGCAGGGCTGCGCGAAAGCCATCCTCATGATATAATGATTACCAAGGAAGCGCCGAATTACAGGACGAGCTAGCAGTATTTTGATCTGCCGTTGATAAAGAAATGAATTCACATAAAGCTGAAGATAATCTGGCAGCATTGAAAAAAGGGTCTGGAGCAGGGTCGGTCGACATTCTGGCAAGCGCGAGGATCGATGATAAGGGCCTGCTTATCGATGAATCGATCCGCGAGACAGCCTCATCCCTTAAATACGCCGTTTCAATCGGGATAAGACTTTCCGCGCCCGTCCTTGACACAGTCCTGACAGCTCCCACGTGGACTTATTATTATCATTACAGGACGGTGAATTTCGCTCTCGATCAAGCGGCTCTCGCCATTTCGAGGCAATGCCAGAATATGGGATACAGGGCTATTCCTGTTCCAGCTTCACAGATCCTCGATTGGGACCGGTTGCTCGGTCATCTTTCGCATAGAGAGGTGGGGGGGTTCGCCGGTATAGGATGGATGGGAAGAAACAATCTTCTTGTCAGCGCTGAATATGGTTCGCAGGTGAGATACGCGACGATATTGACAGATATGCCTTTGCCCGATCAGGGAGCGGGTATCGATGCTGGAAGTTGCGGTTCCTGCAAAAGGTGCATCGATGTCTGCCCGGTCGGGGCTATCAAAGAGGACCCGAATGACTTTGATCTGGACAAATGCGCCGCCCAGCTGAGAAGATTTTCAAAAAGCGAGAAGATAAACAGCCTTATCTGCGGATTATGTCTAAGGGTCTGCGGCGGAACGGAAAAGTAAAGGCGATCATTTAATTCGATCAAAGGCAGGTGGCAATTGCCAAGGACACTTGAAAGAATAAATCAATCTATATGGGAATTACAGCAGAGACTTCAGGATGCGCCTGACAATTTCGATCTGCGGAAGAATCTTTTAAAGTTCTTTCATGAAAGCAGAATGTTTATAGAGCGTAATGCCGGTGTTCCTGAAAAAGACAGGTCATTTCTCATGCTGCAGGAAAATGAAGCTTCCTGTTGCGTCCTGATCCATGGGGCCGGCGGTTCTCCGGATGAGATGCGCGTTATCGCGGGGGACCTGTTTTCCAGGGGATACAGCGTGTATTCGATACACCTTTCGCTTGATCCAAAATCTGTCGATAGTGGATTAAGAGAATTTTTCACAAACAGGTTCAGTGGTAGAAAACCGCGGATCAGCGATGGTAAGAATGGAAATACGGGGTCCTCGTGGTCTGTCTGCCTTTCCGAATCGAGGGTCGCCCTGGAGACGGTCCTGAGCTACACACGCAGTGCCTATCTCGTCGGTTTGAGCCTTGGAGGGACGATCGCTCTGAACCTGATGAACAAATACCCGGTAAAAGGAACGGTCCTTATAGCACCCGCCCTTTTTCCAGTGAAAAGCAAACGCTATCTGACAATGAGGCTCTTTCAAAAAGTGTTCCCGACGATCGCGAAAGAGGTCTTTCCCGTAAAATCAACAGTCATGGAGTTGATCGACAGGACCCGATCCGATTTCAAACCGATAGAAGGACCTGTTCTTGTGATCCAGGCTGTCGATGACAAAGTGGTAAGTTCCAGGGGGTTGAATTTTCTAAAACGGCACAGTAGAAATCCCCGTTCTAAATTCATCTGGCTCAGAGATGGAGGGCATCAGCTTGTACAGGGTGAAAAGGCGCGAGAAGTATCAGATATCTGCTGCGATTTCATCAGGGATCTCTGAATCAGAAAGAAGATCAGGATCGAAATCAAACGATTGATCGAGTTTTTTCAATTCCAGGGTCATTTGCACAAGCGCGCTTTTCGCCTCATCTGTTCTTTGATCGCGGAATCTTGAGTAGGCATCGAGGAATTCATCGTATTTTTTGCTGATCCGCGCTTTAAGGCTTTCCTGTTCTATACTTTTCCCGAGGTGGTAGAGTTCCCCCTGGGATATCCTGTCGTAGATATTGAAGTACTCGCTTCTCAACATCGATATTACATTGATATATTTCTCGAAATTAAGCGAGAGTTTGCCGAGGATCTCGGTCATCGTACTTTTCCTGAGCGTGGTTTTTCGAAGATATGACTGCGCCAGGTCGTAATATGCCTTTCCTCTTCCGATGTAAGTATTGATCGAGAGATTCATAAACGAGGTGGAGTCAGGCCTTTTGCCTCTGGCATTGTTAAAAATGCCGATCGACATGAGCAGGAAGTCCGCGTTCATGCGATAAGTCATGTATTTGACCCTTGGATCCGGTTCGTTCCTGATAGATTCGAAAAGGGGCAGATCGTACGGCACGACAAACTGTTTAACGGCCTCGTGGTATTCAGGACTCATCATCGATTCGAGCAGATATGCCAGGTAGACATTGACATCCTCATCGAACTGATCGCTGTTCGATGGATATCCGCTGTCTATACGGCTATAGAGCAGATTATTCATCATGAAAAAAGATATCGATGCCGGTTCTGGATCATTATCGCCGATAAGCGTATAGGTAGTGATCGAATCCATATCGAATCTCCGTTGTATCGCAAAGATGTTTTTCCTGTTGTCTGTCAGAACCACAAATAGCAAAGAATGTGCCACCGACTGGTACTTGAAAAAACGTAATATTTAAATTAATTGTTTATAATTTCCTGTTTTCTGGTATAATCAGCCCCGATTATTCGGGTCGCTCGTCCTATTATTAACAGAAAGATGAGGGGGATAATGAAATTAGGATTCCTCCAGATGCGTTGCAAGTTCGGGGAAGTCAAATTCAATGTAAAAAAGGCTTCGACTTTGCTGAGCAAGGTCAGTGATGCCACAATCGTCCTGCCCGAACTGTTTAATACGGGATATCTATTCAAGAACAAAGCTGAACTGGGGAAGCTCGCCGAGAAGGTAAAAGGCGGATATACCACTACGGAGCTGAAAAAGGTCGCCAAAAAGAAGAACCTTCATCTTGTCTTCGGAATGGCAGAGAAATCGGGGAGAAATTTATTCAATTCAGCCGTTTATATTTCTCCAAAAGGCAAGATGGAGACTTACCGGAAGGTGCATCTTTTCGACAGGGAAAACCTGTTTTTCGATTCGGGGTCATCTTTCAAGACAGTCAATACAGACGAAGCGAAGCTCGGGATGATGATCTGTTTCGACTGGATATACCCGGAAGTCAGCAGGGTCCTCGCCCTAAAAGGGGCCCAGATCCTTGTTCATCCGGCCAACCTGGTCCTTCCGTGGGGGCAGGAGGGAATGAAGATCAGGTCGATTGAAAACGGTGTCTTTTCCGTTACCGCCAACAGGATCGGGACAGAGAAACGCGGCACGATGAGCCTTACCTTTACGGGGGGAAGCCAGATTCTCGGACCACGCGGAGAAGTCCTTGTTTCCGCGGGCGACCGGAGCGAATCGCTCAAGGTCAAGGATATTGAAGTCATCGAAGCTGACGATAAGAACATAACGTCAGGCAATCATCTCTTCAGGGACAGGAAGCCCGCTCTGTACGCGCCGATCATCAAAAGCGCCAGAAGCAAAAAGTGACGCAATGGCAATATGGGCCCTGTACCCGGCCAAGAGCTGAAACAGATGGAATAGCGTTAAATATGCCTCAATCCGGTCTTTGCAAAAAGCATTGAGAGTTAGCATATTCGTTCCTGAATTATCTCACCGTTCTTTGGAATTTCCTATAACTTCCTGTTAATACGTAGATTTGGCTTAATTGTCGCCTTGGCATAATCTTTGCGGATTTCCCACCCGAGAATATTATTGCAGTTGGTCAAATGAAATCAAAATAAGGGCCAGAAGGTCGATTTTTATGCTTTATACGTTAAGGAGTTCATCGTGCGAGACTCTAATAAAAAGCCTGTACTTACGTCGCCATGGAAGATCGGTGTCTTTGTCGCCATGATGCTGATGGTGACCAGTTTTGCCGTAGGATACTACATTACCCATGTCTACAACATTGACCTGACCTGGCTGAAGAACGGCGATTCGAAGTGGATCATTGATTCATACAAGTTTTTCAAGGAACTCTATCCACTCGCCGCGGGAGTAGTCCTGATCTCACTTTTCTCATATTTTTTAATCGCTTCATCGGTAAGAAGGTACAAATATTATCTTGCGTCAGGTCAGGATTACAGGAAAATGATCTCGCTTGCAGACAGCATTGACGATCTTACAAATCCCGCTCAGATCGCAAAACTCTCCGATTTTCCCGAGTTGCAGAGCATCCTGAGAAATTATGGCGACCAGATCAAGGATATCTCTGAAGAGATGACCAGGATGGGAGAGGAAGAAAAATCGGTAGATCTGGAGATGGAGATAGATTCGATCCTCAGCGGAAACGATATCCAGGAGACTATCATAGAGGGACGATGGTGGGCGTCGCTTGTGCGAAAGATAAGCTCGCATATCGCGGATCATAATGAGGAACTTGAATCGATCAGAAGGCAGATTGAGAATAATCGGAAGATAAATGGACAGACCTCGCTGTCTATTGGAAGGATACTTGAATATGCCGAGGGCTCCAATGGGGATATTCTTGAGATCGTAAGATCCCTGGGTGGGCTGAACAGCGCCGCGAAACAGCTCGCTGATAATACAACGGGCAACCTTGCGGTAAGCGGGCAAAATGCCACGGGCGGAGCTATTACCGGTACGCGGGAGATCGAAGAGGCCCTTGAAAGGATTTGCGAATACAGCAGGGTCCTTGATTCCTTCGCGGAGGAGAATAACGGGCTGGCGCTTAATATCGCCCTTATGGCGGCAAGAGGTGAGATCTCCGAGCATAGTCTCGCCCAGTTTGCCGAAAAACTGAGGGGCACGGCGGAGAGAT contains these protein-coding regions:
- the guaB gene encoding IMP dehydrogenase, which encodes MKEGKIIKEGLTFDDVLLIPAKSKVHPQKVDLKTDLTRKIKMNIPVVSAAMDTVTESALAIALAREGGIGIIHKNFPIEMQAEHVERVKRSESGMITDPVTISPEHLVSEAIELMDKYKISGLPVVNSRNVLVGILTNRDLRFIGRQDVEISKVMTKKLITASEGITMDEAMKILHENRIEKLPVVDRKNCLKGLITVKDMQKKIDYPNACKDREGRLRVGAAVGTGADTMSRVKALVDVCVDVIVVDTAHGHSKTVLDTVSKIRKKFKSIQLVAGNIATAAAARDLVRLGVDAIKVGIGPGAICTTRVVAGIGVPQITAIMDCAAVAKSAGIPLIADGGIKYSGDITKALAAGADSVMIGSMFAGTEESPGEIIYHQGKSFKVYRGMGSIGAMKKGSSDRYFQENVAEENKFVAEGIEGRVSYKGNLASNVFQLMGGLRAGMGYCGVAKIAELKDKGRFVRITQAGLRESHPHDIMITKEAPNYRTS
- a CDS encoding epoxyqueuosine reductase; this encodes MNSHKAEDNLAALKKGSGAGSVDILASARIDDKGLLIDESIRETASSLKYAVSIGIRLSAPVLDTVLTAPTWTYYYHYRTVNFALDQAALAISRQCQNMGYRAIPVPASQILDWDRLLGHLSHREVGGFAGIGWMGRNNLLVSAEYGSQVRYATILTDMPLPDQGAGIDAGSCGSCKRCIDVCPVGAIKEDPNDFDLDKCAAQLRRFSKSEKINSLICGLCLRVCGGTEK